The segment TGCTGAGGATTGCTGGTTTAAGTCTCTGGTTCCGCTCATGACAGAAGTGAGACAGCAAATGGGGGACAAGCCGGTCTACCTCAGTTTTGATATTGATGGAATTGACCCGTCATTTGCCCCCGGTACAGGGGCCCCGGAGCTCGGCGGCCTGACGACACACCAGGTAGGACGCGGTCCGTGGAATTGTTAGTTCTGATGATTTCTAGGAATTCAGCAATGGGACGACTAAACCTGCTCTACAGGCCCCTCCCCTTTATTAAAGCCCCTCCTCCTGATGGATGCTCCTCCCCTCATTGTTTAGTTTCTTGTAGTTTATAATTATTCTGTCCTTGCTGTAATAGAAATCGTCTCTCCGTGCACGGACTTCCTGCTAAACCTGGGCTTATATACAGCCGCCACCATAAACAAGCAGCGCTGCAGTGTAAACCATGGGGGAGTTAGTTCAGCAACCTGAGCCTATGAGACTAGAGCTGGATCTCATACTCCAATAGCTAAGTGAGAataatggagcagagctgcagggtAAAGCATGAGGGATAAACAAACCAAAAGCTTGCGCCTGTGAGGAGATGGGAGGTGGATTTGGGGTACCTCATACTGCAATAGGCAATGCGGCTACTCTGAAGTCACTGATCAGGAGGTTCCCTAATggaagctgcagtgtaaagcatgaggtAGGGGTAGAAGAGCAGCCTGGACCATGATGCTTTGTGGCAGGGAACAGACACAATATAAGCAGCAACTAAGAATGACCGGTCACAGGGCAGTAACGGACTATCTGATATGTCTCGGTCTTGTAATTAGGCCCTGGAGATTATCAGAGGCAGTCGCGGCTTGAATCTCGTGGGTTGCGACCTAGTTGAAGTGGCGCCAGTGTACGATCAATCAGGTGAGTGATAAATTATCGTATAAAGAGAGAGATGACTTGTTAATAACCTGAgcaaacactacatctcccacaatgcacggCAGCAGAGCATAATCGATACGCAGACTGAACCACCAGGTGGCAGCAGTGAGTTGTGCACCTAGTTGGGCGGTCTATTCCATGATATAAATGATCCGTTTTATCCGTTTTCCCAGGTAACACTGCGCTGACGGCTGCCAACTTGTTGTTTGAAATGTTGTGTGCGCTGCCCGGAGTCCAGACCTACTAATCACGACAGAAGACGAGCAGCAGGGGGCGCTGTGTTTATATTTATACCCATTATTCCTGACCCACAGAACTGCAGCTGTAATCTGCAGGAGAcaatttaaaggggaactccacccaATGAGCCAACTCACTTTGCAGGCTCCCTATGCAGCTGTTGCAGAGATCCAGTCAGACACGGACACTGCGGCCCCATTTATTCATTCTCATAtggtagtaatggaggttgtcagagCCCCGCCCCTTTTATTAATCACTTAATGTCAAGATCATCACTTATTTCATTAAACCTAAATCAACCCATAACGTTTCTGCCGCCAGGGCTGGGGTTTTACTCGTCAagactgtagtattattattattattatgatgttATGCCGTATCTCAAGGATGTAATGTGATCAGAGGCGATCCGACCtcaggggcccccagtgatcacaaGAGCAAAGGGATCCTTCACTGGATGTTACTCCCTCCCCCCAAGACCGAGCCAAGTGAATGGTCAGGAGTGGCAGCGTTCAACCACCtctgcagccccttcatgctgAGGATCAGTCGGATCACCCCCGATCACTGTGATCCTTGCAGTATTGGGTACGGAGGCGGTTGGCTGAGTCTTAATGTATCTCTAAAAAGTCCACAAATTGGGACTCACCATCGTCTACTCTGCCTGATTTCTTCCTAGTCCTGTGACTACTATAACCTGGCACCTGATTGGTCTTAAAGGACGTGTCCACCCCTGTAAATATTCATAGGCATCACAGCTACAGCCCAAATAACAGGAAACCAGATCCTCTGTGATCGAAATACTGGACCCCTAACAAAGCTGCAACGTGGCCACCGGGGTTTGTTTTTAAATCCTAGAGCAGGAAACGCCACATaaggtgtactggccctttaattgTGAAGGTCATACAGAATGCATTACTCAGCAGAGGCCCCAGCGAGCACCCATCAGGGAGCATGTCACGGGGAGGCAATGACGTCATAGAGGGGATTCCGGACTCATGCgccgcacacagtataacacaacggcagagatttactaagcattTACCGCTAagtttggcgcagtttctgcctgTCACCTCTAAATTTAGGacattattaataaatctcccattGTATCTGTTTTGCCCGGAGTTTTCCATTTAATAGGGTTTTCTGGGACTAGGAGACACCATCGATATCAGACTGGTGGGAATTGGAGTCcctgcacccccaccgatcagccgaCTGTAGCgatcctcttcattgtttactcaggcacagcgccatacgtTTGCTAGTGGCtgtacctggtactgcagctctgttattttcttcctacaaaaaaaaaaagtgcaaactgATCGTCCGGACAGAATTTTACATttccttgtttgttttttttctagatttatttaatttttttctgtaaaaaataaagatCTCAGCACAAGGCAGTTTAACCATTTCAGTGCTTTAGGAGTAGGAAAATATCGTGCAATGCAACAATGCCAGACAACCTCTTCATACCATGGAGCTTGCGAGACGGACACATGCGTAGTGCCATATGGACGGAAAGAAAAATGGACAGGGTGTCCCCTAAAGGACTATGAAGAGCCCACCGCATACCCAAGACTAAAGTAGACTCACTAAACCTAACAGAAATGAGCCCCCCATCACTGCAGCTCCAGTCTCCGCACTTATTTATGACTGCAGTACTCAAGCTGTCCACTTGGTGGCAGTAATTAACATGAGTGCAGTTTTCAGGCAGCGACAAGTGATTGACAATGGTTAAAGGAGCCGTATATGTAATATTCAAGTAGCCTCATATGTAAAGAATTATTAGggaacaagggggggggggggttagtgtgCAAGACCCAGGAAAAAGCTTTGGGGGACCCTCTACAGAACAATATTACATTCTGCAAGAGCAGCGAGACTACGACTCCTGTGATCTATTCTGCATGGACAAGTCCATGTACACATTTTGCAGATTTGATGAGGATTTCTGCGTGTCAAGTCCAaaatgtgtgaacggggccttataaCGTGTAAATTCTCCCAGCAGGGGGCGCTGTCACTGTATCACGTGTTTCTCTGTAGTTGTTGGCCTGGGCTGGTGGTGTCAGGTGttgaagggagggggaggggtgtCAGCTGCCGGGACAAGTGACAGCCGCAGGTTCAGCCGCCGGGACAAGTGACAGCCGCACTTTGAGCTCGGAGGTGTCTCTCGTCATGTCTAACGTGTTCTCCGCCTGCGGAGCCGTCTCCCGGGGGCCCCTGTTTGGCCCGCTCACCCGCTCAGTTCTGGGGTCCCTGGTGGTCTGTGGGAGCAGAAAGCTCCAGTCCCCTCCTGAGCGCAGGATGTCGGGCTCCGGGTATAACGTGCCCCTCAGCGCTGAAGAAGTGGCTCGTCCGGCCGGAATCTGCACCATGATGCGCCTGCCCTACCAGGAGTCTGCGGAGGGGCTGCACGCGGCGTTTATCGGGGTCCCCCTGGATACAGGAACCTCAAACCGACCCGGAGCAAGGCAAGGACACAGCAGAGAAATGTCACATCTACAGGCAGTAACACTGTAACAAagctgcagctatggggggaccagagtgatactgtctgctgtgtatctaatcctatcatgtgtgatactgtctgctgagccgtgtatctaatcctatcatgtgtgatactgtctgctgagccgtgtatctaatcctatcatgtgtgatactgtctgcagagctgtgtatctaatcctatcgtgtgatactgtctgctgagccagtgtatctaatcctatcatgtgtgatactgtctgctgccccgctgtatctaatcctatcatgtgtgatactgtctgctgagccgtgtatctaatcctatcatgtgtgatactgtctgctgagccgtgtatctaatcctatcatgtgtgatactgtctgctgagccgtgtatctaatcctatcatgtgtgatacagtctgctgagccgtgtatctaatcctatcatgtgtgatacagtctgctgagccgtgtatccaatccgatcatgtgtgatactgtctgctgagctgtgtatctaatcctaccatgtgtgatactgtctgatacaCGTCACTATTTTCACGATACAGAATTTCGTTATTTACTAGGTTTGGACCACGTCACATCAGAGCAGAATCGTCCATGGTGCGGAGATATAATATCACCACTAGGGCGGCGCCATATAACTCACTGATGGTCGCTGATATTGGAGACGTCAACGTCAATCTCTATAACCTGACGGACAGCTGCCGGAGGATACGAGAAGCCTATCAGAAGATCATGGCGGCCGGGTGTTCGCCTCTGACACTGGGTAACGCTCTTCTGTATGTAGAGGCTTCGTTACAGACGTTTTATGCGGATGATGGGGGTTCTTGATTCATTTAGATGGCGctgacatattccgcagcgctgtacggaTTGTCCTCGCCTCGGATTACTATATCGCTGTTTTCTTTTGTGTAGGTGGAGACCACACCATCACTTACCCCATCCTGCAGGCTGTGGCTGAAAAGTAAGTGACCCCCCTCTGCTGCCGTAGCTGTAAATATCTAGAATATAATTAAGCCGGGCCGACCCACTGTATAAAgtgctacaactttctaatatactttgtgtttcaaatcCTCACGATTTCCAaaatgtctgcttgctgtcagtgaatgggaacattcttcttTACAATCAGAGACTGATAAGCCATCTtgtcctaatacttctcacagctgactgTTTGTTACAGTTGCATCCAATCTCGACAATCCTCTAAACACATCAGcaacacaaatctctctcctgttctgatttgttacaatgtatcagtctggagtccagggggGTTGTTtagattggatacaattgtaacaaaccctcatgaGTAGAAGTCTTCCTTGCGTTTCAGACACGGGCCTGTTGGCTTGATTCACGTGGACGCTCACACAGACACTGGGGATCAGGCGCTGGGGGAGAAGATCCATCACGGCACCCCGTTCAGACGCTGCGTGGATGAGGGTCTCCTGGACTGTACGCGGGTTGTGCAGATCGGGATCCGCGGTTCCTCCTACAGCCCGGACCCCTACAAGTTctgcagggagcaggtgagaggtGAACTTTACAATATCCCATAGACTCGTCACACCGCGCCGGAGCCGTAAATCAGAAtgtcacctttaaccccttaatgaccgagctattttttacgtttttccatcgtcacattccaagagctataacttttttatttttcagccgatgcggctgtatgggggggcttttcttttgcaggacgacttgtagtttttattggtatcattgcgGAGtagatgccactttttgatcagttttcatCACATTTcatttttaaggcaggatgcacagaaaacagcaattcttgcagttttttatggcgttcgccgcgtgggttaaataatgtaatcactttatagtcggggtccttacggacgcagcgataccaaatgtgtaactttttttttttttttttctccccgtaataaagcattttgttaggcgctattcacatgacagggtttcccggccgcagtaggaacaatagaccgctCAGAAATTAATTCGGCATCgtgtcaattgtctttacgtaaacgctgcttatatgttgcgggatttctccgttgaattcaatggggatataaATCCagcatcaaatagcagttccgttttttccggcggatTCGCAGCCATCCCGCCGCCAAAAACGGAACTcagaaacaaataaataaatacaattttgaaCTTGCCTAAGAGTCTgagtttcatcctcctgggatgacgcttcgtctcatatgaccgctgctgcagccaatcacaggccgcggtctcctgggatgatgtcatCTGCTGGCAGGCCCGCcttagtgctgcagtttttcacccagaattccctgcgataGACAGGGCCGATACGCTGTgcgcttttacgcagtgtatctgccccgtgtgaacgcagcctcataatacactgcaataattatTACCTGTCTGTATATATTAAGCACCTGTCATGGCCtggcaggcattaactagaggcagacctgtggTGGGGGATGGGGAGGGTTATTAGGCCcctccccccggctgccatagaagacaccggtaCCAGtggcgtagcggctgctatggggccccaggcatgagggggcctgtgtcgcccgccggcacgggcccccaccatggccggaggctccgctagctgccgctatggctaatacagcgcgacaccactgaacactacggcagatcagggaggtatctccacgctctgccattaaaggggttgttcctacaaaagacactacaggatctccacaggggggggggggagagagaggctactgcatcggaataaagcccgttagcggCTGGCGTAAAAAtactaatgggcggtcactaacgggttaaatataaATGTTCCCTACATATTCCAGAGTGCAAATCAGCCACTGAGCCGGCAGAATGAAATGAAGTCAGGGAGTattgtaaatgcagctttggctgtgactggagtataagacgatGTATTTGCAGAGTTGAGTTGCACATGACTGTGATTGGATCCTCTCGCATTGTCTCTGATGACATCATCGGACTCCTGTACCTTGCAGGGTTTCCGGTTGGTTCTTGCTGAGGATTGCTGGTTTAAGTCTCTGGTTCCGCTCATGACAGAAGTGAGACAGCAAATGGGGGACAAGCCGGTCTACCTCAGTTTTGATATTGATGGAATTGACCCGTCATTTGCCCCCGGAACAGGGACCCCGGAGGTCGGCGGCCTGACGACACACCAGGTAGGACGCGGTCTGTGGAATTGTTAGTTCTGATTATTTCTAGGAATTCAGCAATGGGACGACTAAACCTGCTCTACAGGCCCCTCCCCTTTATTAAAGCCCCTCCTCCTGATGGATGCTCCTCCCCTCATTGCTTAGATTCTTGTAGTTTATAATTATTCTGTCCTTGCTGTAATAGAAATCGTCTCTCCGTGCACGGACTTCCTGCTAAACCTGGGCTTATATACAGCCGCCACCATAAACAAGCAGCGCTGCAGTGTAAACCATGGGGGAGTTAGTTAGAACAGCAACCCGAGTCCGTGATGAGACAAGAGCTGAATCTCATACTCCAATAGACAATGTAGCTAAGCTAGAATAAGTGAGCAGAGCTGCAGGGTAAAGCATGAGGGATAAATAAACCAAAAGCTTGAGCCTGTGAGGAGATGGGAGGTGGATTTGGGGTATGTCAGACTGCAATAGGCAATGCGGCTACTCTGAAGTCACTGATAAGGAGGTTCCCTAATggaagctgcagtgtaaagcatgaggtAGTGGTAGAAGAGCAGCCTGGACCATGATGCTTTGTGGCAGGGAACAGACACAATATAAGCAGCAACTAAGAATGACCGGTCACAGGGCAGTAACGGACTATCTGATATGTCTCGGTCTTGTAATTAGGCCCTGGAGATTATCAGAGGCAGTCGCGGCTTGAATCTCGTGGGTTGCGACCTAGTTGAAGTGGCGCCAGTGTACGATCAATCAGGTGAGTGATAAATGATCGTATAAAGAGAGAGATGACATGTTAATAACCTGAgcaaacactacatctcccacaatgcacggCAGCAGAGCATAATCAATACGCAGACTGAACCACCAGGTGGCAGCAGTGAGTTGTGCACATAGTCG is part of the Rhinoderma darwinii isolate aRhiDar2 chromosome 10, aRhiDar2.hap1, whole genome shotgun sequence genome and harbors:
- the LOC142662326 gene encoding agmatinase, mitochondrial-like, with the translated sequence MSNVFSACGAVSRGPLFGPLTRSVLGSLVVCGSRKLQSPPERRMSGSGYNVPLSAEEVARPAGICTMMRLPYQESAEGLHAAFIGVPLDTGTSNRPGARFGPRHIRAESSMVRRYNITTRAAPYNSLMVADIGDVNVNLYNLTDSCRRIREAYQKIMAAGCSPLTLGGDHTITYPILQAVAEKHGPVGLIHVDAHTDTGDQALGEKIHHGTPFRRCVDEGLLDCTRVVQIGIRGSSYSPDPYKFCREQGFRLVLAEDCWFKSLVPLMTEVRQQMGDKPVYLSFDIDGIDPSFAPGTGTPEVGGLTTHQALEIIRGSRGLNLVGCDLVEVAPVYDQSGNTALTAANLLFEMLCALPGVQTY